One Setaria italica strain Yugu1 chromosome I, Setaria_italica_v2.0, whole genome shotgun sequence DNA window includes the following coding sequences:
- the LOC101778563 gene encoding protein NRT1/ PTR FAMILY 6.4: MVSAGGHGGGCGDGDDGQAVDFRGNPVDKSRTGRWLGAGLILGTELAERVCVMGISMNLVTYLVGELHLSNSKSANVVTNFMGTLNLLALVGGFLADAKLGRYLTIAISATVAATGVSMLTVDTTVPNMRPPACADARGPRGHECVPATGGQLAMLYAALYTIAAGAGGLKANVSGFGSDQFDGRDPREERAMVFFFNRFYFCISLGSLFAVTVLVYVQDNVGRPWGYGVSAVAMVLAVAVFVAGTPKYRYRRPQGSPLTVIGRVLATAWRKRRLPLPADAAELHGFHAAKVAHTDRLRCLDKAAIVEVDLSEKRAPAPAASTVTEVEEVKMVVKLLPIWSTCILFWTVYSQMTTFSVEQATRMDRRLRPGAAASSGGFEVPAGSFSVFLFISILLFTSLNERVLVPLAARATGRPQGLTSLQRVGTGLVLSVAAMVVSALVEKKRRDASVGDGHVAISAFWLVPQFFLVGAGEAFAYVGQLEFFIREAPERMKSMSTGLFLVTLSMGFFLSSFLVFAVDAATRGTWIRNNLDRGKLDRFYWMLAVLGVANFAVFLVFARRHQYKPSAVPAAVAPAAGGGADSAGRAVSGEKEMDDFVAVKEAVEGMDV, encoded by the exons ATG GTTTCTGCTGGAGGCCATGGCGgtgggtgcggcgacggcgacgacgggcaGGCCGTGGACTTCCGCGGCAACCCGGTGGACAAGTCCCGGACGGGCAGGTGGCTCGGCGCCGGGCTCATCCTGGGCACGGAGCTGGCGGAGCGCGTGTGCGTGATGGGCATCTCCATGAACCTGGTGACGTACCTCGTCGGCGAGCTCCACCTGTCCAACTCCAAGTCCGCCAACGTCGTCACCAACTTCATGGGCACCCTCAACCTCCTCgccctcgtcggcggcttccTCGCCGACGCCAAGCTCGGCCGCTACCTCACCATCGCCAtctccgccaccgtcgccgccaccggcgtcaGCATGCTGACAGTGGACACGACGGTGCCGAACATGCGTCCGCCGGCGTGCGCGGACGCGCGGGGCCCGCGGGGGCACGAGTGCGtgccggcgacgggcgggcagctggcgatgctgtacgcggcgCTGTACACGATCGCGGCCGGGGCGGGGGGCCTCAAGGCGAACGTGTCCGGGTTCGGGTCGGACCAGTTCGACGGACGGGACCCGCGGGAGGAGCGCGCCATGGTCTTCTTCTTCAACCGCTTCTACTTCTGCATCAGCCTGGGGTCGCTCTTCGCGGTCACCGTGCTGGTGTACGTGCAGGACAACGTGGGCCGGCCCTGGGGCTACGGCGtctccgccgtcgccatggtgctcgccgtcgccgtcttcGTCGCAGGCACGCCCAAGTACCGCTACCGCCGGCCGCAGGGGAGCCCGCTCACGGTGATCGGGAGGGTGCTCGCCACCGCCTGGAGGAAGCGACGCCTGCCGctccccgccgacgccgccgagctCCACGGATTCCACGCCGCCAAGGTCGCCCACACGGACAGGCTCAG GTGCCTTGACAAGGCGGCGATCGTGGAGGTGGACCTGTCGGAGaagcgggcgccggcgccggcggcgtcgacggtgacggaggtggaggaggtcaAGATGGTGGTGAAGCTGCTGCCCATCTGGTCCACGTGCATTCTCTTCTGGACGGTCTACTCCCAGATGACCACCTTCTCCGTCGAGCAGGCCACGCGCAtggaccgccgcctccgcccgggcgccgccgcgtcgtcgggCGGGTTCGAAGTTCCGGCGGGCTCCTTTTCCGTGTTCCTCTTCATCTCCATCCTGCTCTTTACCTCCCTCAACGAGCGCGTCCTggtgccgctcgccgcccgcgccacgGGCCGCCCGCAGGGGCTCACCTCGCTGCAGCGGGTCGGGACCGGGCTCGtcctctccgtcgccgccatggTCGTCTCCGCGCTCGTCGAGAAGAAGCGCCGCGACGCgtccgtcggggacgggcacgTCGCCATCAGCGCCTTCTGGCTCGTGCCGCAGTTcttcctcgtcggcgccggcgaggcgttCGCGTACGTCGGGCAGCTGGAGTTTTTCATCCGGGAGGCGCCTGAGCGTATGAAGTCCATGAGCACGGGGCTCTTCCTCGTCACGCTGTCCATGGGCTTCTTCCTCAGCAGCTTCCTCGTCttcgccgtcgacgccgccacGCGGGGCACGTGGATCCGGAACAACCTCGACCGCGGGAAGCTGGACCGCTTCTACTGGATGCTCGCCGTGCTCGGCGTCGCCAACTTCGCCGTCTTCCTCGTCTTCGCCAGGAGGCACCAGTACAAGCCCAGTGCCGtgccggcggccgtggcgcccgccgccggcggcggggccgacaGCGCGGGCCGCGCCGTGTCCGGGGAGAAGGAGATGGACGACTTCGTCGCGGTCAAGGAGGCCGTGGAAGGGATGGACGTGTAG
- the LOC101778976 gene encoding uncharacterized protein LOC101778976, with amino-acid sequence MTGNSVIWQPQEVEDLLLYFKEKIKECGNALVLREVHHEDCARRINEKYGSNFTARQVYNKYHKLKGEWKVIMDAKSVSGASFDEVQKKIIHDEIEVVKMKSNNDKRAKYYNVPIPFYDEMEFVFTGKHATREFSVLQTPFDCPPRQDDDITGNGRQGQDQVDPNNDPSKHYDSDTLPDSDSPHSVGSKRRAEDNKEKKGKRAKHDYAMVQDVTGAMNNMSETMHFTHVTDPNEGIYKIIDNMEEYHLLVRLDLQTYLAENVRIASMLKGRPEESIKQWVARWVMDRYPMP; translated from the exons ATGACTGGAAATAGTGTGATATGGCAACCCCAGGAAGTGGAAGATCTCCTTCTGTATTTCAAAGAGAAAATTAAGGAGTGTGGAAATGCCCTAGTTCTAAGGGAGGTACATCATGAGGATTGTGCTCGAAGAATCAATGAAAAATATGGTTCTAACTTCACAGCGAGACAAGTTTACAACAAGTACCACAAACTCAAGGGTGAATGGAAGGTGATCATGGATGCAAAGTCTGTAAGTGGTGCTAGTTTTGATGAAGTGCAGAAAAAGATAATCCATGATGAAATAGAGGTTGTGAAGATGAAATCT AATAATGATAAGAGAGCCAAGTACTACAATGTTCCAATCCCATTCTATGATGAGATGGAGTTTGTCTTCACAGGAAAACATGCTACTAGAGAGTTTAGTGTTCTTCAAACACCTTTTGATTGCCCACCAAGACAAGATGATGATATCACTGGAAATGGAAGACAAGGCCAAGATCAAGTTGATCCAAATAATGATCCTTCAAAGCACTACGATTCTGATACTCTCCCAGATTCTGATAGCCCTCACTCTGTTGGTTCCAAGCGTCGGGCTGAAGATAACaaagagaagaaagggaagcgAGCCAAGCATGATTACGCCATGGTTCAAGATGTCACCGGTGCTATGAACAACATGTCTGAGACAATGCACTTCACTCATGTTACTGATCCAAATGAGGGCATTTACAAGATCATTGACAACATGGAGGAGTATCATCTGCTAGTGCGCCTTGATCTGCAGACTTACCTTGCTGAAAATGTTAGGATTGCTAGCATGTTGAAGGGGCGGCCAGAGGAAAGCATCAAACAGTGGGTGGCACGGTGGGTTATGGACCGCTATCCTATGCCTTAA
- the LOC101765194 gene encoding potassium channel KAT4 produces the protein MGQVESSAASYGWWRCLLVVPVLYSAWASPFELAVERAATLPLLVVDLVADAFFAVDIAASILAACRRLRGTTGIFVDDRKKAAVRHLRPWTFAMDAASTVPFQAIYHLAAGRGAAAWSSPCRFLSLLRLWRLRRVSELFARLEKDVRLNYFWTRLVRLAGVTLLAVHATACAHLWMASHYRGPTWLGRGFESRSVWAGYVRAAYWSVATLTTVGYGDLHPANPGEMAFAVLLVLFNLGLAAYVVGNMTNLVAAASAPALALRDTLLGVSAFGAKNRLPEALTEQIAEIVQLNFDTTEQLLQPELLSEMPRAVRSEIAQHLFRDTVEGAYLFRGVSEGLVVDLVSDMTTAQFFPPKADIVQQGENPTDCYIIVSGSVDVLAAATDGTETVVSKAGPRGMAGEIGVVLNTQQPFTVRCRRLTQVVRVSQSHLLRALRPHAADADRLFCNFVQHLESPVWQVARKEAPFLREASAQLRAGAAAAAATSSRRSEMMDGARLEEADRRTSRRREPIKRVVIHPKSANKTGKLVRLHGSMQELMRVAEAKFGKAVTTVLTVDGAEVEDVDVLRDGDHLFLC, from the coding sequence ATGGGCCAAGTTGAGTCGTCGGCCGCTAGCTACGGCTGGTGGCGGTGCCTCCTCGTCGTGCCGGTGCTCTATTCGGCGTGGGCGTCGCCGTTCGAGCTGGCCGTGGAGAGGGCCGCCACCCTGCCACTCCTCGTCGTCGATCTGGTAGCCGACGCGTTCTTTGCCGTCGACATCGCCGCTTCCATCCTCGCTGCGTGCCGACGCCTCCGCGGCACCACCGGCATCTTCGTCGACGACCGCAAGAAGGCCGCCGTCAGGCACCTGCGCCCGTGGACGTTCGCGATGGACGCGGCCTCCACGGTCCCGTTCCAGGCCATTTACCAcctggcggccggccggggcgccgccgcATGGTCGTCGCCGTGCCGGTTCCTGAGCCTCCTCCGGCTGTGGCGTCTGCGGCGCGTCAGCGAGCTCTTCGCGAGGCTGGAGAAGGACGTCCGTCTAAACTACTTCTGGACCAGGCTCGTCAGGCTCGCCGGCGTGACGCTCCTCGCCGTGCACGCCACCGCGTGCGCCCACCTGTGGATGGCATCCCACTACCGCGGACCCACGTGGCTCGGCCGGGGCTTCGAGTCCCGCAGCGTCTGGGCCGGGTACGTCCGCGCCGCCTACTGGTCCGTCGCCACGCTCACCACCGTCGGCTACGGCGACCTGCACCCGGCCAACCCCGGCGAGATGGCGTTCGCCGTCCTCCTCGTGCTCTTCAACCTCGGCCTCGCCGCGTATGTCGTCGGCAACATGAccaacctcgtcgccgccgcctccgcgcccgccCTCGCGCTGCGGGACACGCTGCTCGGGGTCTCCGCGTTCGGGGCCAAGAACCGGCTGCCGGAGGCGCTGACGGAGCAGATCGCGGAAATCGTGCAGCTCAACTTCGACACCACGGAGCAGCTGCTCCAGCCGGAGCTCCTGTCCGAGATGCCTAGGGCGGTGCGGTCGGAGATCGCGCAGCACCTGTTCCGGGACACCGTCGAGGGCGCCTACCTGTTCCGTGGCGTCTCCGAGGGCCTCGTCGTCGACCTCGTCTCCGACATGACGACGGCGCAGTTCTTCCCTCCCAAGGCCGACATCGTCCAGCAGGGCGAGAACCCCACGGACTGCTACATCATCGTGTCCGGCTCCGTAGACGTGCTGGCGGCCGCCACCGACGGCACGGAGACGGTCGTGTCGAAGGCGGGGCCGCGCGGCATGGCGGGGGAGATCGGCGTGGTGCTCAACACCCAGCAGCCGTTCACCGTCCGGTGCCGGAGGCTGACTCAGGTCGTGCGCGTCAGCCAGAGCCACCTTCTCCGGGCACTCCGGCCGCACGCCGCCGACGCTGACAGGCTGTTCTGCAACttcgttcagcaccttgaatcTCCCGTGTGGCAAGTTGCGAGGAAGGAAGCGCCATTCCTCAGGGAGGCCTCAGCTCAGCTTCGggcgggtgccgccgccgccgccgcgacgtcgAGCCGGAGGAGCGAGATGATGGACGGTGCGCGGCTGGAAGAGGCTGATCGGAGAACGTCGCGGCGGAGAGAGCCCATCAAGCGAGTGGTTATCCATCCGAAGTCTGCAAATAAGACAGGGAAGCTCGTACGCCTTCATGGTTCGATGCAAGAGCTGATGAGGGTTGCGGAGGCGAAGTTCGGGAAGGCGGTGACGACGGTGCTCACCGTCGACGGCGCCGAAGTTGAGGACGTCGACGTGCTAAGAGATGGAGATCACTTGTTCTTATGCTAG